One Streptomyces sp. NBC_01237 genomic region harbors:
- a CDS encoding glycosyltransferase family 2 protein: protein MTSTPPGDRQDNDPSRTTQLRIPPQLRAGGQRRRATKPLPRYDYEHYSRLAGPLTQPDPVKPYTVRYRSLLSQEPHRFRAALLLGAAPLVSLGLFAWLMQPGHWTDRDPNLKNDTLLILDIVMLVSIGLIELFRTMNVLSNAHATLVARDPVPVVPESGTRVAFLTSFVPGKEPLEMVTKTLEAAVHIRHRGLMHVWLLDEGDDPAVKEVCARLGVHHFSRKGVAHWNRAKGPHRAKTKHGNYNAWLDAHGGDYDFFASVDTDHVPLPNYLERMLGYFRDPDIGFVIGPQVYGNYDTFVTKAAESQQFLFHALIQRAGNRYGAPMFVGTSNAVRITTLKQIGGLYDSITEDMATGFEIHRHRNPVTGRKWRSVYTPDVLAVGEGPTAWTDFFTQQLRWSRGTYETILKQFWRGFGTMPAGKLFNYTMMIIFYPMSAMNWILAALSCALFLGMGASGVQIDPTIWMMLYGNASALQIGLYIWNRRHNVSPHEPEGSGGLAGMVMSALSAPIYARSLMDAVLRRKSSFVVTPKGDSSSPDTLFGTFRIHLFFILVFAGSITASFFLGHSHPAMLTWASLALLITAAPIFGWRYTVRAERKKRRSGSHRGGGPTAPRPEPAVPAQTGFPGNDQTMQIALGGRKK from the coding sequence ATGACGTCGACGCCGCCGGGCGACCGACAGGACAACGACCCTTCCCGGACCACGCAGCTACGGATACCGCCGCAGCTGCGGGCCGGGGGGCAGCGGCGACGCGCGACGAAGCCGCTGCCGCGTTACGACTACGAGCACTACAGCCGGCTCGCGGGACCACTGACCCAGCCCGATCCGGTCAAGCCGTACACCGTGCGGTACCGCTCGCTGCTCTCCCAGGAGCCGCACCGTTTCCGGGCGGCGCTGCTGCTCGGCGCGGCTCCGCTCGTCTCGCTCGGCCTCTTCGCCTGGCTGATGCAGCCGGGTCACTGGACGGACCGCGACCCGAACCTCAAGAACGACACCCTGCTGATCCTCGACATCGTCATGCTGGTCTCGATCGGTCTGATCGAGCTCTTCCGCACGATGAACGTCCTGTCGAACGCGCACGCCACGCTCGTCGCCCGGGACCCGGTGCCGGTCGTTCCCGAGTCCGGCACCCGGGTCGCCTTCCTCACCTCCTTCGTGCCGGGCAAGGAGCCCCTGGAGATGGTGACGAAGACCCTGGAGGCGGCGGTGCACATCCGGCACCGCGGACTGATGCACGTCTGGCTGCTGGACGAGGGCGACGACCCCGCGGTCAAGGAGGTCTGCGCCCGGCTCGGTGTGCACCACTTCTCCCGCAAGGGCGTCGCGCACTGGAACCGGGCCAAGGGGCCGCACCGCGCCAAGACCAAGCACGGCAACTACAACGCCTGGCTCGACGCGCACGGCGGCGACTACGACTTCTTCGCCTCCGTCGACACCGACCACGTACCGCTGCCCAACTACCTGGAGCGGATGCTCGGCTACTTCCGCGACCCGGACATCGGCTTCGTCATCGGCCCGCAGGTGTACGGGAACTACGACACGTTCGTCACGAAGGCGGCCGAGTCCCAGCAGTTCCTCTTCCACGCCCTGATCCAGCGCGCGGGCAACCGCTACGGCGCCCCGATGTTCGTGGGCACGAGCAACGCCGTACGGATCACCACTCTCAAGCAGATCGGCGGCCTGTACGACTCGATCACCGAGGACATGGCCACCGGATTCGAGATCCACCGCCACCGCAACCCCGTCACCGGCCGCAAGTGGCGCTCGGTCTACACCCCGGACGTGCTGGCCGTCGGCGAGGGCCCGACCGCGTGGACGGACTTCTTCACCCAGCAGCTGCGCTGGTCGCGCGGGACGTACGAGACGATCCTCAAGCAGTTCTGGAGAGGCTTCGGCACCATGCCGGCGGGCAAGCTCTTCAACTACACGATGATGATCATCTTCTATCCGATGTCGGCCATGAACTGGATCCTCGCGGCGCTCAGTTGCGCGCTGTTCCTGGGCATGGGTGCCTCCGGCGTGCAGATCGACCCGACGATCTGGATGATGCTGTACGGCAACGCGTCCGCGCTCCAGATCGGTCTGTACATCTGGAACCGCCGCCACAACGTCTCGCCGCACGAGCCCGAGGGCTCCGGCGGACTGGCCGGCATGGTGATGTCCGCGCTCTCCGCCCCGATCTACGCCCGTTCCCTGATGGACGCGGTACTGCGCCGCAAGAGCTCGTTCGTGGTGACGCCCAAGGGTGACTCGTCCAGCCCGGACACCCTCTTCGGCACCTTCCGTATCCACCTGTTCTTCATCCTGGTCTTCGCCGGGTCCATCACCGCCTCGTTCTTCCTCGGCCACAGCCATCCCGCGATGCTGACCTGGGCGTCCCTGGCGCTGCTGATCACCGCGGCCCCGATCTTCGGCTGGCGGTACACGGTCCGCGCCGAGAGGAAGAAGCGCCGGAGCGGATCGCACCGCGGCGGCGGACCGACGGCCCCACGTCCGGAGCCGGCCGTTCCGGCGCAGACCGGTTTCCCCGGCAACGACCAGACCATGCAGATCGCCCTTGGGGGACGTAAGAAATGA
- a CDS encoding galactose oxidase-like domain-containing protein — translation MKYRPSRRTRRMAISTAVVLALAGANGPWLYRFSTERYHEYAINKPEYKAANGHWDFLDIPSELRINTIHAALLHTGKVLLVAGSGNNQKNFDAKSFRSVLWDPKTNAFKNIPTPKDMFCSGHTQLPDGKLLIAGGTKRYEKLKGDVTKAGGLMIVHNEDPDKPVTLPAGTRFTGKDNGRTFVSKDPVLIEKATKVFDRNTGAFLRNDPGLGRIYVEAQKSGTKYETGTEDNYRIAGLSGSDTRNVYGIAQKLALDKKDFQGIREAFEFDPVAEKYITVDPMNEARWYPTLTTLKDGKVLALSGLDEIGQIVPGKDEVYDPETKTWEYTGIVRKFPTYPAVFLLNDGKLFYSGSNAGYGPADVGRAPGVWDLATNEFTKIPGLSDPDKLETSATVRLPPAQDEKFMVIGGGGVGESEESSEKSRLVDLGQKKPRFADGASLAEGTRYPSASLLPDDSLLVTGGSNDYRGRGGSDVLQARLYDAKSDSYERVADPAVGRNYHSGSVLLPDGRVMIFGSDSLYSDKANTRPGTFEQRIEIYTPPYLYRDSRPELTAGPASIARGGKGLFTTRHASSITSAKLMRPGAVTHVTDTDQRSVALELEKSADGITVKVPRNRALVPSGWYMLFVTDDKGTPSEGTWVEVPE, via the coding sequence ATGAAGTACCGTCCGAGCCGCCGTACGCGCCGCATGGCGATCAGTACGGCGGTGGTTCTCGCGCTCGCGGGAGCGAACGGGCCGTGGCTGTACCGCTTCAGCACCGAGCGCTATCACGAGTACGCGATCAACAAGCCGGAGTACAAGGCGGCCAACGGTCACTGGGACTTCCTGGACATCCCGTCCGAGTTACGGATCAACACGATCCACGCGGCCCTGCTGCACACCGGCAAGGTGCTGCTCGTCGCGGGCTCCGGGAACAACCAGAAGAACTTCGACGCGAAGAGCTTCCGCTCGGTGCTGTGGGACCCGAAGACCAACGCCTTCAAGAACATACCCACGCCCAAGGACATGTTCTGTTCCGGTCACACCCAACTGCCTGACGGGAAGCTCCTCATAGCCGGCGGCACCAAGCGGTACGAGAAGCTCAAGGGCGACGTCACCAAGGCCGGCGGCCTGATGATCGTCCACAACGAGGACCCGGACAAGCCGGTCACCCTGCCCGCGGGCACCCGGTTCACCGGCAAGGACAACGGCAGGACGTTCGTCTCCAAGGACCCGGTGCTGATCGAGAAGGCCACCAAGGTCTTCGACAGGAACACCGGCGCCTTCCTGCGCAACGACCCCGGTCTCGGCCGGATCTACGTCGAGGCCCAGAAGTCCGGTACGAAGTACGAGACGGGCACCGAGGACAACTACCGGATCGCGGGCCTGTCCGGCTCCGACACCCGCAACGTCTACGGGATCGCCCAGAAACTCGCCCTGGACAAGAAGGACTTCCAGGGCATCAGGGAAGCCTTCGAGTTCGACCCGGTCGCGGAGAAGTACATCACCGTCGACCCGATGAACGAGGCCCGCTGGTACCCGACGCTGACCACGCTCAAGGACGGCAAGGTCCTCGCCCTCTCCGGTCTGGACGAGATCGGGCAGATCGTGCCCGGCAAGGACGAGGTCTACGACCCGGAGACGAAGACGTGGGAGTACACCGGCATCGTCCGGAAGTTCCCCACCTACCCCGCGGTTTTCCTCCTCAACGACGGCAAGCTCTTCTACTCCGGCTCCAACGCCGGATACGGGCCGGCCGACGTCGGCCGCGCCCCCGGCGTCTGGGACCTGGCGACCAACGAGTTCACGAAGATCCCCGGGCTCAGCGACCCGGACAAGCTGGAGACCTCGGCGACCGTACGGCTGCCCCCGGCCCAGGACGAGAAGTTCATGGTGATCGGCGGCGGCGGGGTGGGCGAGTCCGAGGAGTCCAGCGAGAAGTCCCGGCTGGTCGACCTCGGGCAGAAGAAGCCGCGGTTCGCCGACGGCGCGTCCCTGGCCGAGGGCACCCGCTACCCCAGCGCCTCCCTGCTGCCCGACGACTCCCTGCTGGTCACCGGCGGCTCCAACGACTACCGCGGGCGCGGCGGTTCGGATGTGCTCCAGGCCCGGCTGTACGACGCGAAGTCCGACTCGTACGAGCGGGTCGCGGACCCGGCGGTGGGGCGCAACTACCACTCCGGTTCGGTGCTGCTGCCGGACGGCCGGGTCATGATCTTCGGCTCGGACTCGCTCTACTCGGACAAGGCCAACACCCGTCCCGGCACGTTCGAGCAGCGCATCGAGATCTACACCCCGCCCTATCTGTACCGCGACTCGCGGCCGGAGCTGACGGCCGGGCCGGCGAGCATCGCACGCGGCGGCAAGGGGCTGTTCACCACCCGGCACGCGTCGTCGATCACCTCGGCGAAGCTGATGCGGCCCGGCGCGGTCACCCATGTCACGGACACGGACCAGCGGTCGGTGGCCCTGGAGCTGGAGAAGTCGGCGGACGGGATCACGGTGAAGGTGCCCAGGAACCGGGCGCTCGTGCCGTCGGGCTGGTACATGCTGTTCGTCACCGACGACAAGGGCACCCCGTCCGAGGGGACGTGGGTGGAGGTACCGGAGTGA
- a CDS encoding glycoside hydrolase family 6 protein gives MYGSYTGRSGTGARARTGLRSVTAAAVGAVLLLAGCSSSDDGDKGGPAAVEQQPKDKDPFWVNPDGNAARQVADYTEDGDSEKAGLIRRIARQPVGEWIGTDNPEGEAKGFTEAAAKADRDALLVLYNIPHRDCGQFSKGGAADGNAYRAWLDSVAKGIGDRRATVILEPDALLHLVDGCTPQQFHEERYDLLKGAVQRLKRQPGTSVYVDAGNAGWQSPDALFQPLQRAGIADADGFAVNVSNYLTTAASTDFGKRLSAKVGNKPFVIDTSRNGNGPYSGGDPAKSWCNPPGRALGEPPTTRTGDDLVDAYLWIKRPGESDGDCGGGPKAGAWWPEYALELARNAGP, from the coding sequence ATGTACGGCAGTTACACCGGCCGGTCCGGGACGGGCGCTCGCGCGCGAACGGGCCTGCGGAGCGTCACGGCGGCCGCGGTCGGCGCCGTCCTGCTGCTGGCGGGATGCTCGTCGTCCGACGACGGCGACAAGGGCGGCCCGGCGGCCGTCGAGCAGCAGCCCAAGGACAAGGACCCGTTCTGGGTCAACCCCGACGGGAACGCGGCCCGGCAGGTCGCCGACTACACCGAGGACGGCGACAGCGAGAAGGCCGGCCTGATCAGGAGGATCGCGCGGCAGCCGGTCGGCGAGTGGATCGGCACGGACAATCCCGAGGGCGAGGCGAAGGGCTTCACCGAGGCGGCCGCGAAGGCCGACCGGGACGCCCTGCTGGTCCTCTACAACATCCCGCACCGCGACTGCGGCCAGTTCTCCAAGGGCGGCGCCGCCGACGGCAACGCGTACCGCGCCTGGCTGGACAGTGTCGCCAAGGGCATCGGTGACCGCCGGGCCACGGTGATCCTGGAGCCCGATGCCCTGCTGCACCTGGTCGACGGCTGCACGCCCCAGCAGTTCCACGAGGAGCGCTACGACCTGCTGAAGGGGGCGGTCCAGCGGCTGAAGCGGCAGCCCGGCACCTCGGTCTACGTGGACGCGGGCAACGCGGGCTGGCAGTCCCCCGACGCGCTGTTCCAGCCGCTCCAGCGGGCGGGCATCGCGGACGCCGACGGCTTCGCGGTCAACGTCTCCAACTACCTGACCACCGCCGCCAGCACCGACTTCGGCAAGCGGCTCTCGGCGAAGGTCGGCAACAAGCCGTTCGTCATCGACACCAGCCGCAACGGCAACGGCCCCTACAGCGGCGGCGACCCCGCGAAGAGCTGGTGCAACCCACCGGGCCGCGCGCTGGGCGAGCCCCCGACCACCCGGACCGGCGACGACCTGGTCGACGCCTACCTCTGGATCAAGCGTCCGGGGGAGTCGGACGGCGACTGCGGGGGCGGCCCGAAGGCAGGGGCCTGGTGGCCGGAGTACGCCCTGGAGCTGGCCCGCAACGCGGGCCCGTGA
- a CDS encoding class F sortase, with the protein MSASDRPAGTGRWLTGVAWAVLLLGLWLWGREAGDGPGGNSAPTTGDVAAVGRPLGVPLPPAHDPLDGAPPRSVEIPSVGIDAPVVPRGLDKAGAIDPPPYGTPQTVGWYGSGTEPGTEGAALFVGHVDTETKPAVFYGLSAARPGEKVRVTRTDGTVAEFTIDDVQVFTRERFDAQKAYGPREDGRAELRLITCGGTYDHRTRSYTANVVVSAYLTGQRTAEKAGKAAGARAGGSGGVRQAAS; encoded by the coding sequence GTGTCCGCCTCGGACCGCCCGGCAGGCACCGGGCGGTGGCTCACCGGAGTGGCCTGGGCCGTCCTGCTGCTCGGCCTCTGGCTCTGGGGCCGCGAGGCCGGGGACGGACCCGGCGGCAACTCGGCCCCGACGACCGGCGATGTCGCCGCTGTCGGGCGCCCCCTGGGCGTCCCGCTGCCCCCGGCGCACGACCCGCTCGACGGGGCGCCGCCGCGGAGCGTCGAGATCCCTTCCGTGGGCATCGACGCACCCGTCGTCCCGCGCGGCCTGGACAAGGCGGGGGCGATCGACCCGCCCCCGTACGGGACGCCGCAGACCGTCGGCTGGTACGGCAGCGGCACCGAACCCGGCACCGAGGGTGCCGCGCTCTTCGTCGGCCATGTCGACACCGAGACGAAACCGGCCGTCTTCTACGGGCTCAGCGCCGCCCGCCCGGGGGAGAAGGTCCGGGTGACCAGGACCGACGGCACGGTCGCCGAGTTCACCATCGACGACGTCCAGGTCTTCACCCGGGAACGCTTCGACGCGCAGAAGGCGTACGGACCGCGCGAGGACGGCCGGGCGGAGCTCCGGCTGATCACCTGCGGGGGCACCTACGACCACCGGACGCGCTCGTACACGGCGAACGTGGTGGTCTCCGCCTATCTGACCGGTCAGAGGACGGCCGAGAAGGCCGGGAAGGCGGCCGGGGCGAGGGCCGGAGGGTCCGGCGGCGTCCGGCAGGCGGCCTCATGA
- a CDS encoding HAD-IIA family hydrolase, with translation MAERKPIESWLTDMDGVLIHEGTPIPGADAFIKRLRDSGLPFLVLTNNSIYTARDLHARLKRMGLDVPVENIWTSALATAQFLDDQRPGGTAYVIGEAGLTTALHDIGYVLTDHDPDYVVLGETRTYSFEALTKAIRLINGGARFICTNPDETGPSAEGPLPATGSVAALITKATGKDPYFAGKPNPLMMRTGLNAIGAHSETSAMIGDRMDTDVLAGLEAGMQTFLVLTGLTSLADIDRYPFRPSTVVDSIADLVDLVDLR, from the coding sequence ATGGCAGAGCGCAAGCCGATCGAATCCTGGCTCACCGACATGGACGGGGTCCTCATCCACGAGGGCACGCCGATCCCCGGTGCGGACGCCTTCATCAAGCGGCTGCGGGATTCCGGGCTGCCCTTCCTCGTCCTCACCAACAACTCCATCTACACCGCACGCGACCTGCACGCCCGGCTGAAGCGCATGGGCCTGGACGTACCGGTGGAGAACATCTGGACCTCCGCCCTGGCCACCGCCCAGTTCCTCGACGACCAGCGCCCCGGCGGCACCGCGTACGTCATCGGCGAGGCGGGGCTCACCACGGCGCTGCACGACATCGGGTACGTCCTCACCGACCACGACCCGGACTACGTGGTGCTCGGCGAGACCCGTACGTACAGCTTCGAGGCGCTGACCAAGGCGATCCGGCTGATCAACGGCGGCGCCCGCTTCATCTGCACCAACCCGGACGAGACCGGACCGTCCGCCGAGGGCCCGCTGCCCGCCACCGGCTCGGTCGCCGCCCTCATCACCAAGGCCACCGGCAAGGACCCGTACTTCGCGGGCAAGCCCAACCCGCTGATGATGCGGACCGGACTGAACGCCATCGGCGCCCACTCCGAGACCAGCGCCATGATCGGCGACCGGATGGACACCGATGTCCTGGCGGGCCTGGAGGCGGGCATGCAGACCTTCCTGGTCCTCACCGGCCTCACCTCCCTCGCCGACATCGACCGCTACCCCTTCCGGCCGTCCACCGTCGTCGACTCCATCGCCGATCTGGTCGACCTCGTCGACCTGCGCTGA